The genome window CTGTCTAGAGGGAGAAGTCCCCGCTGAAGATAGCTTTGCTTGAATGAGCTCAATTGCAATGCCAGTGCTGAGGCTTGTTGACTGTACAGTCACCACAGTTGCTGCTGCGCACCTAGAACATGCTCACTTTCTTGACTACCTATCCTGTCTCAGTACATCTGTCTGTGGTTTGTGGTGGTTCATTTCCTAGTGTTTTTTATGAATCGGAAGACTGTGATGTGCTTTCTGCTGTGCTAACCATGGCCGTTGAAGCAAAATGTAAACCAAGATGCCCCTGCAGTGGTTCACTCTACGACATCtgttaccggaaaggggtccAGATTCAGACCGcaggagagggttcttggatctcgtgcaagaaagaatttgagacgagtctgtaaagtgaaagcaagtttattaggaaagtaaaagaataaaagaatggctactccatagacagagcagccctgagggctgctggttgcccatttttatggttatttctggaTGATATGCTAAACAGGGGTGGATTGTTCAtgtctcccctttttagaccacataTGGTAACTTCCTGATactgccatggcatctgtaacctgtcatggcgctggtgggagtgtagcagtggggacaaccagaggtcactctcatcaccatcttggtttgggtgggttttagccagcttctaTACTGCaacctgattttttgtttgtttgtttgttttgttttttgagacggagtctcgctccaggctggagtgcagtgatacgatctcaactgcaacctccacctcctgggttcaagcgattctcctgcctcagcctcccgagtagctgggattacaagcacacaccaccatgcctggctagtttttgtatttttagtagagataaggtttcaccttgttggccaggctggtcttgaactcctgacctcaggtgatctgcccacctcagcctcccaaagtgctgggattacaggcatgagccaccgagcccggtcTACTGCAAactattttatcagcaaggtctttatgacctgtatctcctatctcatcctgtgacgtAGAATGCGGTAACTGGAAacgcagcccagtaggtctcagccttattttcctcagcccctattcaagatggagttgctctggttcacaggCCTCTGACACATCCTCTTGTGTTTTGGCGTGTGGGAGGAAAGGGGTGAGGGAAGGAAACTCAAAACCAAGCTCTGACCACACAGGGCAGGTGCACTCTCCCACCTGTCTGTGGGTGCCACAAGtcaagggagggggagggagagaagaaggcgTGACAGATGGCTACAGGCCACAGAGTGTCAGAGGAAGCCCAGTCCCTCCCGGGGCAGCCCAAATAGCTGGTAGTTGGGTGGCCAAAGAGAGGGCATCACAGCTGAGCGGGGCTGGCTCACTGCCCCCAGCTCGATGTCCACTCTGCCCCTCAGCACCCCCTGCTCAGCCTCAGGGTCCATGCCTGCCCTCCTGCTTCCCAGTCCCTTCTGCGTGCCTCCTGCTTTTCTGCTGTTGGCCCCATGCCAGCTCCTTTCCGCTGAGCTTCTCTTCTCCAGTTCTCCAGCACAGCCAGGTGATCCCGGGCTCCAGACAGGCCTCTCCCCCAGACTGGGGCCTCCCCTCTTAGAGCCCTCTTTCCTTCCCACGTGGCTTCCCCAGGGTTCGCCACTGAATGGGGAAGGGGTGGAGGGGGCGCTGGGCAGTCTTAAGGAATAGCCAAGAGGGCAGAGTTGGCCTCCCCTAGGGTCCCTTGTAGCTGGAGCCCCGGGGGGTCTAGACACCCCCTCCTGAAGGGTAAGAGCGGGGGAGGtatattaacatgtatttttagattctctcttttttttttttttttttttgagacggagtcttgctcttgttgctcaggctggagtacagtggcgtgatctcagctcactgcaacctccacctcccatgttcaagcagttctcctgccgcagcctcctgagtagctgggattataggcacgtgccaccacaccaggctaatttttgtatttttagtagagatggggtttcaccacattggccaggctggtctcgaactcttgacctcaaatgatccgcccgccttggcctcccaaagtgctgggattacaggcgtgagccaccatgtctggccttagATTCTCTATTTTATGATGGTTTAACATCTCGGGGTGGGGGCTTGTTGGCTGGAGAGAAACTGCTTGATTCCTGGAGATCAGAAACAACTCATGCCTTTCATATGCAAACCGACCAATCTTGAGTCCATACACCAACCACCCCCTTCAAGGAACTCTCACATACCAAGCCAGTATTTCCCCTGCCCTCAACCAGCTCAGGGCCAGGTACCGACCCAGACAACTAGAGCCCAGCCCCATGCCCCGAAGCCCACCAGAATGATTCAAAATGCCAATCCTACCCTCTGCCCCTGGCCTGCCTTGCCTCCCCAGTGGAAACGGCACTGAGGGCTGTGGCCTGTGCCCTCCACTCGCTCCTGATTCTGTCCCTGGACCAAACCTAGTGCCTCCCGACTGTGGCCCTGCATGGTGGGAAACTGTGAGTAATAACTTCTTTCAACAGCATTGGCCTCTGTGTCATCATTCAGTCAccttcataaattaaaattttgcaactacaactgaggcaggagagggctTTAGAGAGCACTCTCACCTGGCCCCTTGGGCTTGCAGAGTGGCGCCCAAGCTGAAGTTGCCTCCCTGCACTCAGTTTTGGGATGGTTTTGTTATGCGGCAACAGCTGGCTGATATAGGCCACTCAGCAGCTCTTGCATGAAGCAATGGGAGAATGTGAATGCCCAAAGGAGGCAGGAGTGACAGAGCAAAGAGGGTGTTCAAACTAGGCAACACTGTCCTGTGCCCAGACACATGCCTGGGGCCCTGGCTGCCATCTAGCCTCGGCCTGCCAACCACCACCCCGTCAGCCACCACCCCACCAACCACCACCCCGTGTGGTCCTCAGGGTACCCCATAGGGTTGAATTTACATACAGAAAAGACTAACCAAGGTCCAAGTgtaatatgtctttttaaaatttattttagagacagggtcttgctccgtcacccaggctggggtgcagtggtgccatcatagctcactgcagtgttgaactcaggctcacgtgatcctcctgcttcagcctcctgagcagctaggcctacaggcacacaccaccatgcccagctaattttaaaacttttttgtagatacggggtcttgctatgttgcccaggctggtgtggacctcctggcctctagtgattctcctagcctggcttcccaaagtgctggaactataggcatgagccaccacgcctataGCCAACATgtctttcttttgacttctacTTTGGTATCTTAAATGGTTCCCTCTGTCCCCTCCCACACACAGAATGGGGAGAGGCTGTCAGATTCTGAGCTCCAGAACCTCAGGTGCAGCACTGGGATTGGCGGTAGGGGCTCAGGAACCACCTAGGGGAGAAGACATGTGGGAAGAAACAGGAAGGAAGGTCCCCAAAATTATGTTTGTTTGCAGAGGCCAGGCTCCAGGGGAGTGTGGACCCAGTCGAACCATAGGGCCCCAGGACCTCTAGCTTCTGGCCAGCAGTCATGCCCTCCACAGAGCTGGGTCTGTGGAAATTGCATGTAGGAGACACACCAGGCTCCCAGGACAGAGCCCTTCTGGGGTGGCCAGCACTacccagcctccactggtgaGGGAGGTCAGGGGCTGTGTGACGTTTGCTTCTGGGACTGATGGTTTATTGAGCTGGAGAGTGTGCCCAGCAGTGTCCCCCAGCCCTCAGGAGCTTCTAATGTGGCTCTGGGTTCCTGGAGTGGGTGGGTCGGAGCTCCACTCGGGGAAGAAACTTCCAAGCTGCCTGAAGGTGCTGGAGGTCCGGTGATTCACTGGCTCTGCCCCTGGAGTTCAAGTTCCTGGAGTGGCTGTCAGTGGCCACCTGTCTTTAAATCTGTTCATTTCAGGAGCTACCTCTCACCAGAGGCAGGATCTTGGCATCTGGACTTGATCTGCTGCGAACAAGGAGGATATGTTGTCCCCTAAAGACTGGGGCCCCAGGCTGCAAGCTGTGTGGCAGGGAGTCCATCCTCACTCAGTGAGGACCAATGATACAGGAAAAGCCACAGCTTTCCCTCCCCAGCCCAGGAGCTTCCAGCATCCTGGTCTCCATGATAACCAAGAGGTCATAAACTAATTTCCATAATAACCTGAGCCCAGAAACCTGATTGGGGGCAGCAAACTGAGGGGTgggagaggtgggagggtgggtgaTGAGAGGGGGAGACTTTGAATCCAGGTCCCTGCTTACCTTGGGGGTCAGGTGAGACTGCCGGCAGAGGCTTCTCAGGGTGGCTGCTGGGCTCATGAGAGTTCTCAGGGTCTGGGAGCAATGGTAGAGGGTAAATGTTGTGAATATGGTCAGCAGAAGaccctggggctggggtggggcacaGGGGACTCAAGGTGACTGGGTGCTGCCCATCtggaaggaggcaggaggcatgagcccttcccttctcccttccctctccaccTCCCCCTGGTGCCTCACTCACCCAGGGGCCAGGGCTGTCCAGTGGCTGTGGGGCCCAACTCCATGGGGTGATCGCCACCCAGGGGGTGGTCCCTGTGTGGGCCATCTTTGGGCCTGAGCAACGTGATAAGAGTCCAGGAGGTTGGCACAGTGATCCTGAGTGGGTTATTGCCTCCCCACAGCATGGTGTCCAGCCCAGGGAGTTCTGCGTTTACTGAGTTTCTTGGGGCACCCATCTGCTCTAAGTCACCCTCTCAGCTCCCTTCCTGCTCCCTCTTCAGGGAAGCCTTGAGATCCAGGCTCCAAGTGAGCCTCATACCCTCGGCTGGCACCTCCTCTCTCTAGTCCTAACATTTCCTCCAGGCTCTGGCACCACCCAGCACCCTGGCACTCTTCAGATTCTGGCATCGCTCAGCTTCCAAAGAACCTTGGACGTCCGCCCCTTCGGCAGCTATGTCTGCTCTCCTTGTCCCTGGGTACCCTGCTGCCCTTGATGATTCCAAGCCATCTTTGACTGTCCCCATCCCATCTCCCAGGGCCTTGTCATTTCCGGTGATGTTCCTTCAAAACATTCTCCCCTGTCCTAAGACTCCTGCCTGGGGATAAGAAGCAGCCACCGCCCTCTGTAGCACCCCCTCCGTGCTGACACGCCAGGCTCTGGCCACCTTGCTCCTCTGCCCACAGACCCTCAATTACGACTCACTGTGTCAGCCTCCTCTTAGCTGCCACCCGGGGCCAGGTGGTGCCCTGCCCCTGTCTGTTATGCCCTCTGCCCCTATCTCTGGCCCAAATCATGCCATCTCCCTTGGCTTGCCTGGAGCACTCCCAAGATCAGCTTACGTCAGACATGACACAGAGTGCCTGCCCTGCCTAGGGCCCTGGTGCAGGGTGAGTCCTAGGACGGCCATGCTTAGTATTATGTGACTCCCCCCTCCGCCACCACCCAGGTCACAGAGAACTGGGTTAAGGCAGGGCCCTGGCACAGGGGCAGCCAGCACCGTAGCTGACCAGTGGTATGGAGTGAAAAGATGTGCTGGGCCCAGCATTTGGGAACTTCAAGGGGGTGACAGAGGTGATTTGGGCAGAGGAAGTGGCAAAGGGCTGAAAACTCGTGAGACAGAGGCTGGACAGGCCTCCGGGGGCAGCATGGTACAGGGACTGCAATCTGAGCCCGGGGAAAACAGGGCGAAGTCAAGAGTGAGGCAGCCAGCTGGTGGGAGAAGCAGGAGAGTGGACAAGAGGAGCTgtactgggaggcagagggccaTGCCTTGCGGTGCTGGTGGTGGGGCAGGGATCCACCCCCTTGCTTGATTGGGAGGCCACTGGAACCTCCTGTTCAAAACTACTTCTTTCCATGGCTTCTGGGGCTGCTCTCTGCTGGGGCTGAGGGCCTGCCCCAGCTCCCACAGCCCCAGCAGAGCTCTGAGGAGGGGAACCGCAGGAGTAGGTTCGGGAAGCAGGCGCTCGGAGCCTACCCACTGCACGCAGGGTCcctcctgcagccccagctgcatCGCTGCAGATGGGCTCCTGGGAGTCGGTAGCAACACCAGGCCAGGCCGGCCCCTGGGAGCAGAGGCAGCAGGACGCTGAGGAGCATGGCCAGCAGGAAGGTGTCATGGTCTGCGGGGATTGGGGGAAGAGGGGCTAAGTCCTGAGCAGGTGCACCACCCCAGCTCCTGCCCACATGCCCCCCACTGGCATACTTTCAGCCTGCACAGGGCCACTGTCCATGCTGCCACCAAAGCCTGGCTTGTCACAGAAGGGTGGAGcccagcctggagcacagtggcagtTATGGTTGCTATTGCAAACctgcagagaagagaagagaaggagggtCACGTAGGATTAGGAACCCCAAGGTCACCCCCACTCCTCAGGCTCTCACCCCGTGGCTGTGGCAGGCAGTCAGGCAGCGCTGAAACTCCTGGAAGGCAGTCTTCCTGCAGCGCCTGCTCTGGCACACCTACGGGCAGTGCACCAGGCAGTGAGGGGGACACTGGCCTGCGGGATTCAAATGGCAAGGAGGGGTCGGGTGGGCAGAGCTCACCATTCTAGGTCCACACTGGGTGCCTGGCTCTACCAAGCCCAGGCCATGCAGGTCCAGCTGGGCACTGGGGAGTGCCAAGGCTCCCCGACAGGTCACTTCATGACCATCTAGGTGAACGATGGAGTCCACTGGCACCATGTGTGGTGCAAGCAGGCTGGGCTTTCCGCCCTGGCACTGCAGCTTCCCACACAGGGCATCCCTGGGGAGGAAGCAGAGGGGGGTCGACAGCTGCAGTACCCCCCTTCCCCAAACCTACTCCATAGCTTCTGCTCCCTCCACTCAGCTCCACTCCTTACCTCCCTGCACAGGGCAGGAAGTGGCCCTCGCTGTCCTGGCCGCAGTTTCCATGGGCATCTCCCGCAGAGTTCACCACCTGGAAACAGGCCTCGGGAGCTGGATGGGAGCCTGAGGAAGCATGGGCCAAGCTGCGGGCAGCTCGGAGGGGGGCCGCGCTCagcgggcctcagtttcccctgccCATCTTCTCCACAGTAGAAAACTGGCTCCACCAGAGGATGGGGGGCAGGGTGCAAGGGTGCTAGtgacctctcaccaggcccccaGAGCTGCTGGCACTGCTGCTCCAGCGTGGGACATGCGCCATCCCAGCAGTAGCCACTGCCCCTGGCACAGGGTGAGCCATCCAGTAGGTAAACGTCCTGGGGACAGTGGGAGGAGGTGCCCGTGCAGAACTCAGGGAGGTCACAGTCACCCATAGCCTGGCGGCACAGCGCTCCAGCCGGCTTCAGCTGTGCAGGTGACGGGTGGTGGGGAAGGCAGAGAGAGGCCACGGGCAGTGAGAAGTCCATGCTCCAGCCGTGAGAGCACGGCTGGGAGCTGGGGGAGCCAGGCAGATCCACGCCCAGCACCCAGCGGGGGAACCTGAGGGCACCAATTAGCTAAGGCCAACAGGCCGGCTCCTAAGCGCCCCGAAACCCTCACCGTGAACCTTCCATGCCCTCACCAGGCAGTGCGTGCAGCAGTCCCCGTGGGCGCACTGGGCCCCCGGGCGCAGCGAGCAGTTGTGAGCAAAGCAGCAGAGGTCGCGGCACTCCTGAGACCAGAAAGGCAAGAAGGGACCAGGTGACGGCGCAGCGCCCCAGACCTGGGCGGAGAGGGCGAGTGGGGGCCGAGCGAGCCGACTTAACCTGGCCAGAGCCGCAGTCACACTCCTCGCCCGCCTCCACGAAGCCGTTCCCGCAGAGCGCCGGAGGCACCGGGAGTCCGGGGTCCGGGGCATTGGATAGGCACGCGCCGCCCCCCTTGCGGAAGAAGGCGCGCAGCTGGCGGCGGCTGCAGGCGCTGAACACGCGCGGAAACGGGTGCCTACCGGCATGGGGAGGGCATTGGGCATGGATGGACAGTCCCCCAACCCCCGCGCTTCTCCGATCCCCACCCCTGGGCTTGGCTACAGCCGCCAGATGCGCAGACACGCCTGAGCGATGGGAGGCTCAAATCCTCTAGAGGCAGAGCCCGGAGAGGGGAAGTAACCCGcgcaaagtcacacagcaagcgGGACGGGGGATGGTGTGGCCCCAAGAGTGGGCAGCCCGGGACCCAACGTGGAATCGCGACCCGACGGTGCTCCTCCTGGTGTAGGAGTAACCTCGCCAGGTTACTCGGAAAATAATCTTCATACCGTTGAGAATCCACTTTGCCTGAGCTTCTTCCCTTTAAGCCTCATAAACCACCCTGAAGCGGACACTAtgatcattatccccattttacagaagaggaaactgagggacGACCAAAGAAACGCAGCGGAGGAAGTCCCCAGGACTAGCCGCCCCGCCACAGCCCCGACCCCCAACCCGCGTACCCGGTGGCCGCAGCCATGACGCAGCCTCCGGACTCGGCCGCAGCCTCCACGCAGCAGCCGTCGGGGTCGTGGCTGAGTCCGAGGCTGTGGCCAATCTCATGGGCCATGGTGGCTGCGGCGCCAATGGGGAGCTCCGAGTGGTCCTAGGGGGTCGGGGGGGGCGGTCACTGCGGCCGTAGAGTCTCCTGTCTCTCCCCTCGCTCCCGCCCGCGGGGCTCACCGTGCTCACGCCTCCCGAGCTCTCGGCGCGGCACATGCCCTCGACGGGCGCCAGGCCCACCGTGGCGCCCTGGAAGGCGCGGCCCCTGGGGGCAGAGCGCGGCGTGACCAGGCGGGGCCGAGAGGTgaggccgccccgcccgggaccCGCGTCCGGGTCAGAGGCACCCACGTGAGCAGCTGCGCGGAGTCGTGGGGCCGCTGCGCCCACAGTCCCCGGCGCCACTGCAGGAAGGCCCAGAGCGTGGCGTTGGCGTCCTGCGTGACACGGCTGCGGTCCCGCTCGGTCCACACTTCCAGGCCGGTCAGCACCACCTGAATGTCCAGAGTCCTGAGAAGCTGAGGGCGAGGAGGGGCTGAAGCCGGGACAGGGCGCCCCATCGCGCCGGTGGTCCTTCGCGGGGCGCCCTTCCTCTTCCCCAAACCCCACTAGCACCTGCCTGTCCTGCCGCCGCCACCCCCATCACCGCTGTCTCCCCGCCGCCCCCAACCTGGTCCACGTAGTTGGCGACTTCCAGGAGACGCTGTTTGGTGTAGTTCAAGTTTCGGTGCCGAGTCAAGAACTGGGAAGGCAGAAATCCCGGTGGCTTGAGGGGCTGAGCTGGCCCCATCCCAGACCCCGCCAACCCCTGGGGTCTGTCCTCACCAGGGCGTGGTCTGCCACAATGTACAGTTCCAGGTACTTCCGGGTCCTGCGCGCTTCTCGCCTGTCCTGCGGAGGGGCAAATGGGGACCCTGAGTGGAAGCTGCTGGGCTTAAGCCCTGACCACCAATCCCAGCTCCCAGAAGGAAGTTTAACATGTTTTCTGGAACTTGTTTCTTCAGACTCCAGTAAAAATACTGGGACTCGAGGCCTGTGAATTCCTGTCTCTTCTGATTTGGAGGGCTACAGATACAGCATTCCCACTCCCATCCGCTCGATGCCCCTGACCCTGCTCTGGGGAGCACCAGGAAGGCTGGTCATGCCCGCTTTGTCCCCAGGATCCCTGTGGCCACAGGCTCCTTTCCAGGTGAGCAGCTGCTGCATCCGGAAGATCTTGTGGGTTGAGAAGTCCTTGGAGCCCTGGGGTGGCCAGGGACGCAGATAATAGCTGGCATTGCTGCTGAGGGTGATCAGGCCACTAGGGTGCAGAGGGGTAGGAGCGGGTGTGAGGGAGCCCTTTCCCCATCCCAggcccagcctcccctccccGAGCTCACCTCATCCCAGAGCAGGTGCAGAGGACTACCCAGGAGTCGGGGAAGCCCCTTACTCGCCCTTGGTAGTGGCAATGATCCTAGGGAGGAAGGGGCCAGCCCCAAATCTCAGCCAGGGCTGGAGCAAGAGGGGCAAGACGGAATGTGTGGTAGGGGCTAGCTCCGACCTCCCCTTAGGAATGCAAGGAGGAGTATGGGTAGGAATGGTGGGGGGTACCTATGGGGGTGCATCCCAGAGCCCATGGAAGCATCTCACCGTGTGGTTGGGGGCCAGCACCACTGGCTGCCCATCTGGGCCGTAGTGAGTTTCTATGTATCCTGGGGCCAGCAGCCTGCTGAGAGGGGGTGTTAACAGGGAGCACTGAATTCAgcttcctcctgcctcctccaggatGTCTCCCAGCCTTCCTCCCTAAATGCTAATGGAGCAGCTTTATGAGTGAGGCACTCACAGTGTGTCTTAGGGAAGGGACAGGAGCAATGGTGacttgctcagatcagaaactcTCGGGGCTAGAGAAAGGAGCCTTGGTGATGGCTTAGTTGTGGGAGGCGTGAATATGGGAAGCACCAGGGAGGACGCCAGGGAGGAGTGGGAATAGGGGAAGAGTTTGTGGTTCCCAGGGGACCTGCAGCAGGCAGCAGGATCCACGGGTCGGGAAGGGAGGAGTCAGGAGACACTGCCGAGGAAAGGGACTTGGAGTTGGGGAAATGCAGTGACCTCCCCAGGTTCCCCTGACTGCTGCCCTCCTTTGTTGGGCATCTGGTCAACCCTCTTGCCCCCACCTGCCCTAGATCCTTGAAATACTTTCCTCAGACTTCTAGACCCTACATACCTCCCACCTGTCCTTCAGTGATTGATGCTCACCCCCTGCCTCCAGAGAAAACAGAATCGCCACCTGTCCACGCTGCTTCCACCCTCCCCGCCTTCTCCACACCCACTCCGGTAATGATTCCATTTTCAGGCTCCATCTCAACAGGATCCTTCCCACATGGATGGATCAATCATAAGTCAATCTCTCTTCTTCAAAGAAAATCCTTTACCCCAACCTCACCTTGGCCTCATTACCTCCAGACCACCCCCAATGATGGCTGCTTCCCACCTCCCAGGCATTCCACCACCTGCCCCAgctctgccccccacccctgctCCACACACTCACACCACCCTAGGAGGTAGGTGATGTGACCACCCCATTGAAAGGGTAGGGACGTTCGCCCCAGGGAAAATATGGTTGGGCACAGTGGAACTAGAGTTTGTTTCCGGTCCATCCGACTCCACAAGGGAGAATAGAATACGTGTCAAGTGCTCAGAACAGCGCCTGTGATCAAACAAGCACTCAGTAGGTGATATATATTGAGAACATAATCTGGGTGGTTTTAAGAGCCTGCGCTCCAACTCGGACACCCACCCCACTCAGCCCAAGGCACCTTCCTGAGCACAGGTCTGCCTGTCCCTTCCCCAGCTCAAAATCTTTGGCTCGGGATGGTCCAGGACACTGAGCACTAAAATGGCCTTCTGTGATCTGGCCATCCTGGGACTCCCCAAATTCATTCCCCCCGCTCCCCTCCCCGTAGATGGAGACCTTCCAGGCAGGTCAGACAAACTGCTGCCCCCAAGTGTTGCCactgcatctttttcttttttcttttctttcttttttttttttttcctctttttttgagacagagtctcactctttgcccaggccagagtggtgcagtggtgtgatcttggctcaccacaacctctgccgccggggttcaagcaattttttttttttttattatactttagggttttagggtacatgtgcacaatgtgcaggtttgttacatatgtatccatgtgccatgttgatttcctgcacccattaactcgtcatttagcattaggtatatctcctaatgctgtccctcccccctccccccaccccacaacagtccccggagtgtgatgttccccttcctgtgtccatgagatctcattgttcagttcccacctatgagtgagaacatgcggtgtttggttttttgtccttgcagtagtttactgagaatgatgttttccagtttcatccatgtccctacaaaggacacgaactcatcattttttatggctgcatagtattccatggtgtatatgtgccacattttcttaatccagtctattgttgttggacatttgggttggttccaactctttgctattgtgaatagtgccgcaataaacatacgtgtgcatgtgtcgggttcaagcaattctcctgtctcaaccccctaagtagctgggattacaggcgccgccaccacgcccggctaattttttgtatttttagtagagacggggtttcaccatgttggccaggctggtctcaaactccttacctcaggtgagccgcccgcctcggcctcccaaagccaccGCACCTTTGTCCCTGCCATTCCCTTAGCCTGGAGTGCTGGCTCATCTTTGGGATCCCTCTAGGATTTCTTTAGACTCAGCGTATCTTGCAAATGTCCACTAGGTGGTGCTCACTCATCTCCAGCAGGGAGCTGACAAGCCCCTCCTGGGGTTGGGAGGGCGGATGTGCCCCACAGCGCGGCTAACAGCCTCCAGGGGGCCAGCCACGGGCCTGCGTGACTCTCCCTGTCATCTGCACCCTCTCTGGGGTCCTCTGCCCATCCAACCACCCGCACAGATCCGTGTCAGTCCCTGCCCCCCAACACTgatcccctcctcccagccctacCCCAGCCTGGCACTCACTGGTTCTTCTCCAGCTCAAGCAGGAGCTCCTGGCCTTCAGCCTCCAGGGCCACCAGCCCCACGTCTGGCTTCGAGACCTGGGCAAGAAAGAGTGTGGAGCTGAGATGGTGGCCTCCAAGCCTCCTGCCTGCCAGGGAGTAGGTGGCCTGTAGAGCTGGCTGGGGAGGAAGTTCTTGGGGAGAACATGGGCTGGGGAGTCAGCAGGACCCCCCACATACTATGGAGGGCATGGAGGAGGTGAGAACATACAAAGATGTTCCCAAACTCCGATGTTTGCAGTCCTGACAACAGCCACTTGGAAGGGCATTGGCACCGCCTGCCAGGCACACCAACATCCTCCCTAGAGACCAGAAGTCCCAGAAAGGTGCCCCTCCCCTGGCCCGCCCTCTTCTTTCATGCCCAGAAGGGACATCAAAAGCAGGGGAAGACAGAGGGGTGCTGAGGACATCATGGGGGCATCGGGTAGCCACGGTCAGGGCCTCCTCAGAG of Symphalangus syndactylus isolate Jambi chromosome 24, NHGRI_mSymSyn1-v2.1_pri, whole genome shotgun sequence contains these proteins:
- the ADAM33 gene encoding disintegrin and metalloproteinase domain-containing protein 33 isoform X5; translated protein: MGWRPRRARGTRLLLLLLLLLVWPVPSAGVLQGHIPGQPVTPHWVLDGRPWHAVSLEEPVSKPDVGLVALEAEGQELLLELEKNHGLITLSSNASYYLRPWPPQGSKDFSTHKIFRMQQLLTWKGACGHRDPGDKAGMTSLPGAPQSRDRREARRTRKYLELYIVADHALFLTRHRNLNYTKQRLLEVANYVDQLLRTLDIQVVLTGLEVWTERDRSRVTQDANATLWAFLQWRRGLWAQRPHDSAQLLTGRAFQGATVGLAPVEGMCRAESSGGVSTVSPAGGSEGRDRRLYGRSDRPPRPPRTTRSSPLAPQPPWPMRLATASDSATTPTAAAWRLRPSPEAASWLRPPGTRFRACSAPAAAASCAPSSARGAARAYPMPRTPDSRCLRRSAGTASWRRARSVTAALARLSRLARPPLALSAQVWGAAPSPGPFLPFWSQECRDLCCFAHNCSLRPGAQCAHGDCCTHCLLKPAGALCRQAMGDCDLPEFCTGTSSHCPQDVYLLDGSPCARGSGYCWDGACPTLEQQCQQLWGPGSHPAPEACFQVVNSAGDAHGNCGQDSEGHFLPCAGRDALCGKLQCQGGKPSLLAPHMVPVDSIVHLDGHEVTCRGALALPSAQLDLHGLGLVEPGTQCGPRMVCQSRRCRKTAFQEFQRCLTACHSHGVCNSNHNCHCAPGWAPPFCDKPGFGGSMDSGPVQAENHDTFLLAMLLSVLLPLLPGAGLAWCCYRLPGAHLQRCSWGCRRDPACSGPKDGPHRDHPLGGDHPMELGPTATGQPWPLDPENSHEPSSHPEKPLPAVSPDPQADQVQMPRSCLW
- the ADAM33 gene encoding disintegrin and metalloproteinase domain-containing protein 33 isoform X3, translating into MGWRPRRARGTRLLLLLLLLLVWPVPSAGVLQGHIPGQPVTPHWVLDGRPWHAVSLEEPVSKPDVGLVALEAEGQELLLELEKNQLLAPGYIETHYGPDGQPVVLAPNHTDHCHYQGRVRGFPDSWVVLCTCSGMSGLITLSSNASYYLRPWPPQGSKDFSTHKIFRMQQLLTWKGACGHRDPGDKAGMTSLPGAPQSRDRREARRTRKYLELYIVADHALFLTRHRNLNYTKQRLLEVANYVDQLLRTLDIQVVLTGLEVWTERDRSRVTQDANATLWAFLQWRRGLWAQRPHDSAQLLTGRAFQGATVGLAPVEGMCRAESSGGVSTVSPAGGSEGRDRRLYGRSDRPPRPPRTTRSSPLAPQPPWPMRLATASDSATTPTAAAWRLRPSPEAASWLRPPGTRFRACSAPAAAASCAPSSARGAARAYPMPRTPDSRCLRRSAGTASWRRARSVTAALARLSRLARPPLALSAQVWGAAPSPGPFLPFWSQECRDLCCFAHNCSLRPGAQCAHGDCCTHCLLKPAGALCRQAMGDCDLPEFCTGTSSHCPQDVYLLDGSPCARGSGYCWDGACPTLEQQCQQLWGPGSHPAPEACFQVVNSAGDAHGNCGQDSEGHFLPCAGRDALCGKLQCQGGKPSLLAPHMVPVDSIVHLDGHEVTCRGALALPSAQLDLHGLGLVEPGTQCGPRMVCQSRRCRKTAFQEFQRCLTACHSHGVCNSNHNCHCAPGWAPPFCDKPGFGGSMDSGPVQAENHDTFLLAMLLSVLLPLLPGAGLAWCCYRLPGAHLQRCSWGCRRDPACSGPKDGPHRDHPLGGDHPMELGPTATGQPWPLDPENSHEPSSHPEKPLPAVSPDPQADQVQMPRSCLW
- the ADAM33 gene encoding disintegrin and metalloproteinase domain-containing protein 33 isoform X1, whose translation is MGWRPRRARGTRLLLLLLLLLVWPVPSAGVLQGHIPGQPVTPHWVLDGRPWHAVSLEEPVSKPDVGLVALEAEGQELLLELEKNHRLLAPGYIETHYGPDGQPVVLAPNHTDHCHYQGRVRGFPDSWVVLCTCSGMSGLITLSSNASYYLRPWPPQGSKDFSTHKIFRMQQLLTWKGACGHRDPGDKAGMTSLPGAPQSRDRREARRTRKYLELYIVADHALFLTRHRNLNYTKQRLLEVANYVDQLLRTLDIQVVLTGLEVWTERDRSRVTQDANATLWAFLQWRRGLWAQRPHDSAQLLTGRAFQGATVGLAPVEGMCRAESSGGVSTVSPAGGSEGRDRRLYGRSDRPPRPPRTTRSSPLAPQPPWPMRLATASDSATTPTAAAWRLRPSPEAASWLRPPGTRFRACSAPAAAASCAPSSARGAARAYPMPRTPDSRCLRRSAGTASWRRARSVTAALARLSRLARPPLALSAQVWGAAPSPGPFLPFWSQECRDLCCFAHNCSLRPGAQCAHGDCCTHCLLKPAGALCRQAMGDCDLPEFCTGTSSHCPQDVYLLDGSPCARGSGYCWDGACPTLEQQCQQLWGPGSHPAPEACFQVVNSAGDAHGNCGQDSEGHFLPCAGRDALCGKLQCQGGKPSLLAPHMVPVDSIVHLDGHEVTCRGALALPSAQLDLHGLGLVEPGTQCGPRMVCQSRRCRKTAFQEFQRCLTACHSHGVCNSNHNCHCAPGWAPPFCDKPGFGGSMDSGPVQAENHDTFLLAMLLSVLLPLLPGAGLAWCCYRLPGAHLQRCSWGCRRDPACSGPKDGPHRDHPLGGDHPMELGPTATGQPWPLDPENSHEPSSHPEKPLPAVSPDPQADQVQMPRSCLW